Proteins from one Osmerus mordax isolate fOsmMor3 chromosome 21, fOsmMor3.pri, whole genome shotgun sequence genomic window:
- the LOC136965239 gene encoding osteoclast-associated immunoglobulin-like receptor: MFVYPDDPVHSPDPPRTLPSPILSVAPPSGQVKRGQSLTFLCSLPPGSTTSLPQAYVLLKTPRETTGVSGGSLVAPQASWVSTAQLGSFNLGPVQGAEGGSYMCLYQGTIPQKGLTNSSVSEPAHVTVTDWLPVPTLSLHYQGDEWHLVCTGSPAYPGVQFSLYRQGSDHPDAVQHVPVTRHHAVFPPPASQPGPPAVYQCQYTAMLGSDWSQSDRSLSLEVPTNTGESVVDWPLVLGCLSAVVLFSVSLVTMAIAMHRRVKLMAEEKRKREESMFWTKLHAKDHVVDLSLERVSCSSLDWANSENTPESLSRPYHWQDMSSFHSPPT; this comes from the exons ATGTTCGTGTATCCGGATGACCCAG TTCACAGCCCGGATCCTCCCAGAACTCTCCCTTCACCCATCCTGTCAGTGGCGCCCCCCAGTGGCCAGGTGAAGCGAGGCCAAAGCCTGACCTTCCTCTGCTCCTTACCCCCCGGCTCAACGACCAGCTTGCCCCAGGCCTACGTCCTCCTGAAGACACCCAGAGAGACCACAGGGGTGTCTGGAGGCTCCCTGGTCGCCCCCCAGGCCTCGTGGGTCTCCACGGCCCAGTTAGGCTCTTTCAACCTGGGGCCGgtgcagggagcagagggggggtCCTATATGTGTCTCTACCAGGGTACTATCCCCCAGAAGGGCCTGACCAACTCCAGTGTGAGTGAGCCAGCTCATGTCACCGTAACAG actggTTGCCCGTGCCCACTCTCTCGCTCCATTACCAGGGAGACGAGTGGCACCTGGTGTGCACGGGGTCTCCTGCCTACCCCGGTGTTCAGTTCTCCCTGTACCGCCAGGGCAGTGACCACCCCGACGCCGTCCAGCATGTGCCCGTCACCCGCCACCATGCCGTGTTCCCACCGCCCGCCTCCCAGCCGGGCCCGCCAGCCGTTTATCAGTGCCAGTACACCGCCATGCTGGGAAGTGACTGGAGCCAGTCTGATCGAAGCCTTTCGCTGGAGGTCCCCACGAACACAG GGGAGTCTGTTGTGGACTGGCCCCTGGTGCTGGGCTGCCTGTCTGCTGTGGTGCTGTTCTCGGTCTCCCTGGTGACCATGGCCATAGCCATGCACAGGAGAG TAAAATTGATGGCtgaggaaaagaggaaaag AGAAGAATCCATGTTCTGGACAAAGCTTCACGCCAAGGATCATGTTGTAG ATCTTTCTCTGGAACGTGTGAGCTGCTCCTCTCTG gactggGCCAACAGTGAAAATACCCCAGAGTCACTCTCCCGGCCCTATCATTGGCAAGACATGTCATCGTTTCACAGCCCACCAACTTAA
- the LOC136965638 gene encoding nucleolar and coiled-body phosphoprotein 1-like: protein MATEPVANRRSSADSLDEWGNEVWAEGEMDVNVVNNPLLISKIAPKAEPEDIGLEAPDSEVTTHEINVDSVNKMAELAKMEMCQEVNQIPSESEEGEVENHPKVINESAHVAEEGTPSSSPCNALPSPAEGGAAPPPQSDSTRDVGVLSNPKEDDLSSDSQDSQEWQPTPYLSDHVTRVAVPPVEIEEDRVRNNETTGKLAEQVQKIPEGQHHRKPEEISPEALEISTHTIHRRLSRNSSDDVFTIESPEGDRPCEAEDDNRTVDCKPLDIPSARRQWVTLDSASIKTPQPRSSRSSFSSPMAEDMAQPAVPPESQQGEQQLPSSQSSREHDNQEAAQQVFSQGSLPPATVATAPANQGEAGSQGCACVVMTERQKGEEESGEGAGGEQTGEEKGQKVSGVDEGKAEEETEEQQKVSDTEQVEIETQKADRPIPGLNSKDNTASGMDTDLYDDSQSDSGVSADFSPNTTMELNYVPGSSASETPIDREIRRAVQREQSLRRSRGLQHQTAPEYVDIPLRKSILTQPLPSKFENSQTKDRHFAGKKMQKEIRVETQREQVLVQLGKVPGFYDKGTVRQLKERKKLFEAFQEPKDDSSNLSLLSNAPSWVSASDLSTLELPGDDSSDGSTIGGSFVERRRSLDLLSRTQSPSPVAARDGGFTYIPHGGPGLTEGTKRQVIILDNPLELPVPTLHHAKLLRPSESSESLTEPPAQTVVDSAALCASSTDKEASWRRSDSQRNVEEDEEEEDVPRENPFFKLRSSVALDVVGQDIREARERERELRRQRSRTYGGAAAAAGAGVGGGERAAPSPTPPPPVMNGLATPNPPVTPLRMSSGTPTVRKSLGKLGMWPPPQANEEELNQLEVIQSPQTPRQKTPLLQRWESGLVNGHREGEED, encoded by the exons atggcaacagagcCTGTGGCCAACAGAAGGAGCTCTGCAGATTCTCTAGATGAATGGGGCAACGAGGTCTGGGCCGAGGGTGAAATGGATGTTAATGTTGTGAACAACCCGCTTCTAATAAGCAAAATAGCCCCCAAGGCAGAGCCAGAGGATATAGGTCTGGAAGCGCCTGACTCTGAAGTGACTACACATGAGATCAATGTTGACTCAGTCAACAAAATGGCCGAACTAGCCAAAATGGAGATGTGTCAAGAAGTGAACCAGATTCCAAGTGAGTCAGAAGAAGGTGAAGTAGAGAACCACCCCAAAGTGATTAATGAATCTGCTCATGTGGCAGAGGAGggaaccccctcctcttctccctgcaaTGCCCTGCCCTCACCAGCAGAGGGTGGTGCAGCCCCACCACCACAGAGCGACTCCACCAGAGATGTTGGGGTCCTCTCCAACCCCAAAGAGGATGACTTATCATCCGATAGCCAGGACAGTCAAGAATGGCAACCGACACCTTACCTCAGTGACCACGTGACAAGGGTAGCAGTGCCGCCGGTTGAGATAGAGGAAGACCGTGTCCGGAATAATGAGACAACCGGAAAGCTAGCAGAGCAGGTACAAAAGATCCCAGAGGGTCAGCATCACAGGAAACCCGAGGAGATTTCTCCGGAGGCTCTTGAAATCAGCACCCACACAATCCACCGGCGACTATCGAGAAACAGCTCAGATGACGTATTCACCATCGAATCCCCGGAAGGGGACCGCCCCTGCGAGGCGGAGGACGACAACCGGACCGTGGACTGCAAGCCTCTGGACATCCCCTCGGCCAGGAGACAGTGGGTGACACTGGACAGCGCCAGCATCAAAACCCCCCAACCTCGCTCCTCCAGAAGTTCATTCAGCAGCCCCATGGCAGAGGACATGGCCCAGCCTGCAGTTCCCCCAGAGAGTCAGCAGGGAGAGCAGCAGCTGCCTTCGAGCCAGTCTTCCCGGGAGCACGACAACCAGGAAGCAGCACAACAGGTGTTCAGCCAGGGATCTCTGCCCCCAGCGACGGTCGCCACGGCGCCTGCCAATCAGGGCGAGGCTGGTTCCCAGGGCTGTGCTTGTGTTGTAATGACAGAAAggcagaaaggggaggaggaaagtggGGAGGGAGCCGGTGGAGAACAAACGGGTGAAGAGAAAGGTCAGAAAGTGAGTGGAGTCGACGAGGGCAAggcggaggaagagacagaggaacAACAAAAGGTGAGCGACACCGAGCAAGTAGAAATAGAGACGCAGAAGGCGGATCGACCAATCCCTGGGTTGAACTCCAAGGACAACACGGCCTCCGGAATGGATACAGACTTGTACGATGACAGCCAGAGCGACAGCGGCGTGTCTGCAGACTTCTCTCCGAACACCACCATGGAGCTCAACTACGTTCCCGGCTCTTCGGCGAGTGAGACGCCCATCGACAGGGAGATCCGTCGGGCGGTCCAGCGTGAGCAGAGCCTCAGGAGATCCAGAGGGCTCCAGCATCAAACCGCCCCGGAGTACGTCGATATTCCCCTCCGGAAGTCCATCCTGACCCAGCCCCTGCCCTCCAAGTTTGAGAATAGCCAAACGAAGGACAGGCACTTTGCCGGGAAGAAGATGCAGAAGGAAATTCGCGTcgagacccagagagagcagGTTCTAGTCCAGCTGGGGAAAGTTCCGGGCTTCTACGACAAAGGCACGGTACGCCAGcttaaagagaggaagaaactaTTCGAAGCCTTCCAGGAGCCCAAGGACGACTCCTCTAATCTGTCCCTCCTTAGCAATGCGCCCTCCTGGGTCTCTGCCAGCGACCTCTCCACCCTGGAGCTCCCAGGGGACGATTCCTCAGACGGCTCCACAATCGGAGGCTCCTTcgtagagaggagaaggagcctGGATCTGTTGAGCCGGACCCAAAGCCCCAGCCCCGTCGCGGCCAGGGATGGGGGCTTCACCTACATCCCTCACGGAGGACCAGGCCTTACCGAGGGGACTAAGAGGCAGGTAATCATCCTGGACAACCCCCTGGAGCTCCCTGTCCCGACCCTCCACCATGCCAAGCTCCTGAGACCCTCTGAAAGCTCCGAGTCCCTCACGGAGCCGCCGGCCCAGACCGTGGTCGACTCGGCGGCTCTCTGCGCCTCTTCGACGGACAAAGAggcgagctggaggaggagcgacAGCCAAAGGAatgtggaggaggacgaggaggaggaggatgtgccCAGAGAGAATCCCTTCTTCAAGCTGCGCTCCTCCGTTGCTCTGGATGTTGTGGGGCAGGACATccgggaggccagggagagggagagggagctgcGCAGGCAGAGGAGCCGCACATACGGGGGGGCGGCCGCGGCCGCTGGGGCCGGGgtcgggggaggggagagggcggcGCCgagccccacgccccccccacccGTGATGAACGGCCTGGCTACTCCCAATCCACCTGTAACACCCCTGCGGATGTCATCTGGAACCCCAACAG TGCGAAAGTCCTTGGGAAAGCTTGGCATGTGGCCACCACCCCAGGCTAACGAGGAGGAGCTTAACCAACTAGAG GTGATCCAgagcccccagacccccagacaGAAGACCCCCTTGCTGCAGCGCTGGGAGTCAGGACTGGTGAatggacacagggagggggaggaggactga
- the palm3 gene encoding paralemmin-3 isoform X1: MDETDKYQQRLQAIAEKRRLQEEEERAKREMEEEKLRLQQLKRKSLRDQWLMEGPPQSPTSPDSQAPLSPLWGSQAKEIEQRIDKLQTESQRLAEKEEKIKEQMEDGQTEAAAVAECVAEAVQVTVVENGQVQVEAASVEAASVEAASGEAASGEAASGEAASGEAASGEAASGEAASGEAASVLEVAEEGVVKNPGPLLEGATALTNGRGEGEGQAALNPSGEEGSPSTNGLVANGADGAVTMTFLGYSEAEPEQDPLNGGEEDEGIIMMRAERVIVTDESDEAPEGLSPPDGAPQSSSQSAEEGAGETEVVEPESVPEPSAEREKVEEEKEGGAEEGGTTVEAETPEAADGEVEMGGEGEAKEVQKSMDAAATPELQSPANALDGAVADIPVSSDTQPALAHTSSPDAEEVAAKTEGENQGDQGGEAVPAAQAEVTLTGQEFQEVSLAEPRTEAGSVEQEPLLSASKAPQTQAGAQAAMASPPETLALSRAQEGESPKRKTCQCCSVM; encoded by the exons ATGGATGAGACGGACAAGTACCAACAGAGGCTGCAGGCGATTGCT GAGAAGCGACGTctgcaagaggaggaggagagggctaagagggagatggaggaagaaaaaTTGAGGCTGCAGCAACTCAAG AGGAAGTCTCTCAGGGACCAGTGGCTGATGGAGGgacccccccagtcccccacctccccagacagccaggcccccctctcccccctctggggCTCCCAGGCCAAGGAGATAGAGCAACGCATAGACAA gttgcagacagagagtcagcggctggcagagaaggaagagaagatcAAGGAGCAGATGGAGGATGGCCAAACG GAAGCAGCGGCTGTAGCGGAGTGCGTTGCAG AGGCAGTCCAGGTGACGGTTGTGGAGAACGGGCAGGTGCAAGTCGAGGCAGCATCAGTCGAGGCAGCATCAGTCGAGGCAGCATCAGGCGAGGCAGCATCAGGCGAGGCAGCATCAGGCGAGGCAGCATCAGGCGAGGCAGCATCAGGCGAGGCAGCATCAGGCGAGGCAGCATCAGGCGAGGCAGCATCAG TGTTGGAGGTGGCGGAGGAGGGCGTGGTAAAGAATCCAGGCCCGCTATTGGAGGGAGCGACTGCCTTGACCaatggcagaggggagggggagggccaaGCAGCCCTCAACCCCTCGGGCGAGGAGGGGAGTCCCAGCACCAATGGTCTGGTCGCCAACGGTGCAGACGGCGCCGTCACCATGACGTTCCTGGGCTACTCGGAGGCGGAACCTGAACAGGATCCTCTGAACggcggggaggaggacgaggggatAATTATGATGCGGGCGGAACGAGTGATCGTTACGGATGAGAGCGACGAGGCGCCAGAAGGCCTTTCACCCCCCGACGGGGCGCCGCAGAGCAGCTCCCAATCCGCAGaggaaggagctggagagactGAGGTGGTGGAACCCGAGTCTGTTCCGGAACCTTCCGCAGAGCGAGAGAaagtagaggaagagaaggaagggggggcgGAAGAAGGAGGGACTACTGTAGAGGCAGAAACGCCTGAGGCGGCTGACGGAGAAGTAGAaatgggtggagagggagaggcgaaAGAAGTGCAGAAATCGATGGATGCGGCGGCCACACCTGAGCTGCAGTCCCCCGCCAACGCCCTAGATGGCGCTGTAGCTGAtattcctgtctcctctgataCCCAGCCTGCTCTTGCCCACACCTCTAGTCCCGATGCCGAAGAAGTGGCTGccaagacggagggagagaaccAGGGGGACCAGGGGGGAGAGGCAGTCCCAGCTGCCCAGGCTGAGGTCACCCTCACGGGGCAGGAGTTCCAGGAGGTGTCCCTTGCAGAGCCCCGGACTGAGGCCGGGTCTGTGGAGCAGGAGCCCTTGCTGTCTGCCTCCAAGGCCCCCCAGACCCAGGCGGGGGCCCAGGCGGCCATGGCATCCCCTCCAGAGACTCTTGCCTTGAGCAGGGCGCAGGAAGGGGAATCCCCGAAACGCAAAACCTGCCAGTGTTGCTCCGTTATGTAA
- the palm3 gene encoding paralemmin-3 isoform X2, whose protein sequence is MDETDKYQQRLQAIAEKRRLQEEEERAKREMEEEKLRLQQLKRKSLRDQWLMEGPPQSPTSPDSQAPLSPLWGSQAKEIEQRIDKLQTESQRLAEKEEKIKEQMEDGQTEAAAVAECVAEAVQVTVVENGQVQVEAASGEAASGEAASGEAASGEAASGEAASGEAASVLEVAEEGVVKNPGPLLEGATALTNGRGEGEGQAALNPSGEEGSPSTNGLVANGADGAVTMTFLGYSEAEPEQDPLNGGEEDEGIIMMRAERVIVTDESDEAPEGLSPPDGAPQSSSQSAEEGAGETEVVEPESVPEPSAEREKVEEEKEGGAEEGGTTVEAETPEAADGEVEMGGEGEAKEVQKSMDAAATPELQSPANALDGAVADIPVSSDTQPALAHTSSPDAEEVAAKTEGENQGDQGGEAVPAAQAEVTLTGQEFQEVSLAEPRTEAGSVEQEPLLSASKAPQTQAGAQAAMASPPETLALSRAQEGESPKRKTCQCCSVM, encoded by the exons ATGGATGAGACGGACAAGTACCAACAGAGGCTGCAGGCGATTGCT GAGAAGCGACGTctgcaagaggaggaggagagggctaagagggagatggaggaagaaaaaTTGAGGCTGCAGCAACTCAAG AGGAAGTCTCTCAGGGACCAGTGGCTGATGGAGGgacccccccagtcccccacctccccagacagccaggcccccctctcccccctctggggCTCCCAGGCCAAGGAGATAGAGCAACGCATAGACAA gttgcagacagagagtcagcggctggcagagaaggaagagaagatcAAGGAGCAGATGGAGGATGGCCAAACG GAAGCAGCGGCTGTAGCGGAGTGCGTTGCAG AGGCAGTCCAGGTGACGGTTGTGGAGAACGGGCAGGTGCAAGTCGAG GCAGCATCAGGCGAGGCAGCATCAGGCGAGGCAGCATCAGGCGAGGCAGCATCAGGCGAGGCAGCATCAGGCGAGGCAGCATCAGGCGAGGCAGCATCAG TGTTGGAGGTGGCGGAGGAGGGCGTGGTAAAGAATCCAGGCCCGCTATTGGAGGGAGCGACTGCCTTGACCaatggcagaggggagggggagggccaaGCAGCCCTCAACCCCTCGGGCGAGGAGGGGAGTCCCAGCACCAATGGTCTGGTCGCCAACGGTGCAGACGGCGCCGTCACCATGACGTTCCTGGGCTACTCGGAGGCGGAACCTGAACAGGATCCTCTGAACggcggggaggaggacgaggggatAATTATGATGCGGGCGGAACGAGTGATCGTTACGGATGAGAGCGACGAGGCGCCAGAAGGCCTTTCACCCCCCGACGGGGCGCCGCAGAGCAGCTCCCAATCCGCAGaggaaggagctggagagactGAGGTGGTGGAACCCGAGTCTGTTCCGGAACCTTCCGCAGAGCGAGAGAaagtagaggaagagaaggaagggggggcgGAAGAAGGAGGGACTACTGTAGAGGCAGAAACGCCTGAGGCGGCTGACGGAGAAGTAGAaatgggtggagagggagaggcgaaAGAAGTGCAGAAATCGATGGATGCGGCGGCCACACCTGAGCTGCAGTCCCCCGCCAACGCCCTAGATGGCGCTGTAGCTGAtattcctgtctcctctgataCCCAGCCTGCTCTTGCCCACACCTCTAGTCCCGATGCCGAAGAAGTGGCTGccaagacggagggagagaaccAGGGGGACCAGGGGGGAGAGGCAGTCCCAGCTGCCCAGGCTGAGGTCACCCTCACGGGGCAGGAGTTCCAGGAGGTGTCCCTTGCAGAGCCCCGGACTGAGGCCGGGTCTGTGGAGCAGGAGCCCTTGCTGTCTGCCTCCAAGGCCCCCCAGACCCAGGCGGGGGCCCAGGCGGCCATGGCATCCCCTCCAGAGACTCTTGCCTTGAGCAGGGCGCAGGAAGGGGAATCCCCGAAACGCAAAACCTGCCAGTGTTGCTCCGTTATGTAA